In Trichlorobacter lovleyi, the DNA window CGTACCGATATAGATGGTCTTTTTGGAACCTGTTATTTCAAGTGTTCGCGTGAAAACGTAGTATTCCTGAATGCCAAGGCTGATAACCAGAATTGCAATAGTACCGATCATGTAATGGATGGCAATCATGATGGTAAATGTTTCATTCCATGGGTTCAGCTGGTATGACTGGCTCCAGAAGAGCAGGAAGAAACCGATTGAGATGCTTGTCCAGATTCGGGCGTTGTTGAGGCTGAAATAAAAGCTGAATGCTGCCGCCACAAACCAGAAGAAAACCAGCAGAAGACTGGTAAAATCAATAACTACATTGTTATAAATCTTGGGTAAAAAGGGGAAAATCGATGTTAAAGCCTGAAAAAAACCTGTTAAATCCATAACGCCTCCTCGAAATCTGCGCTGGGCGGAATTAAATTAGAGTTGTGCTGCCTGGTTTGAGATGGCTTCTTTCATCTCTTTAATCTTATTGGCGCTGGCCAGCATTTTTGAACCTTTTTCTATTGCGGCAAGCAGTTCCTGCAGCTTATCCGGATCAGTGAGTGTAGAAGCTCCACCGATGTTCATTAATTCCTTTTCTGCCAGTGTCCGCCCGAGTTTGCCGATGTACTGGTTGGCCAGGTCTATGATTGCAGTTTCAAGGTCGGCAGCGGTAATTTTGGAGGCAATGGCCGCTGGCTCTGAAACCGGTGTAGATGATACCGGAGTGGTGGCAAAGATGTTACCTGATGATGCTTCCCAGAGTGAACGGATATCAACCAATCCAGCCAGATCAAGCACAAAACCGTCATTTTCGGCAAGAACCCGCAGATCAACACGGGCCCCAGGCAGGCCTGCAATCTGTTGAACCTCGCCAGCTGAGGTTTCAATAGCACTTGAGGCATCATGGAAGAAGCCGACCGTTGCACCACTGCGATAAAAGATCAGACCGGCCCGTTCAGGAGTATAAATTTTGAGCGTGGCAGTCATTTGTTCTGTCTTGATCCGGTCAAGTAACGCCTTAAAATCGATCAGCTTGATTTCCTGGCTGTCAATGGTAGCCTGTCCACCAGCTAATGCCATCACCGCCAGGGTGATGTCCTTGGAGAGCGCATACACACTGAAGGTGCCGCTGGAGGCAAGCAGCATCAACTCCACCAGTGCTTGCAGGGCTGCTTGTTCCTTGATCTCTTTGTTCTCGCGGTGCACAATGGCCGTTACCAGCTTGCCTTCGTCATACACCAAGGCGCAGTCAGCGGCTGGAAAGTCAAACATGGCACACCCGGTCAGTTTGCCGTTTTTAAGCTTTTCCAATGCTTCAGGGAGTTGCAACTTTGAGATCGGGACATTCTCGGCCAGCGGGTTTCCTTTTGGCAGCAGAAACATAATGGGGATCCCTCGATGTGGAGTGGCAGGGGAGTCCCCTGCGAAGTGCCTCATTTAGCAGCAGTCCCGACAGCAGATGTCAGGCAACGCAGGGTATTGTAGCTAATGAATTGCTCCTGTCAAGCTCTGTGCCACAAAAATGTTTGTTATTCTTAACATAACACTGTTTCCTAATTATGGTGTTTACTGATGATTCCTGAACGTCCGCTCGTAATCCCGCTTGTCTTTCTTGCTGCCGGCAGCCTGGCCGAGTATCTGTTGGTTATTCCTTTTTCCAAATTGATTCCCGTGGTCTTATTGCTTTTACTTGTTTTTGCGCTGCCGCGCAGGGGGCAGACGCTGTTTAGCTGTCTGCTGGCACTGTTCTGGATGAGCTGGGGGATGGCTGCCCTGGCTCCCAGGCTGGACAGCAGGAATGTCAGGACAGGAATCGCCGGGTACGAGGGCAAGCAGCTGATGGTTGAGGGGATAGTCGTGCGACGTCCAACCATCCTGCCTGAAGGAGAACGGATAGAGCTGCAGGTTGAGCGGGTCTTTACCGATAGCACAGAGACGGTCACGAGCGGCTCTCTGTTGCTAACCATTGCAAAGGGGCGTGGAAACTGGCTGACCGGTGACCGGATTCGTTGTCCGGTAAAGATCAGGATTCCACGGCTGCTCGGATTGCCCGGCGAATTTGATTACGGCCGGTATCTGGCATTGCGCGGCATCGACGCAACGGCCTGGATAGCTGATGCCGAATCGGTTGTCCTGATGCGTGGGGCTGCCAGACCGTCATGGCGGCGTAGCATAGACAGTCTGGCCCTGCGTAGTCAGGAGTTTATCCGGCAGTCTCTGCCTGACGCTGCTCAGCGTGGCGTCGTACTTGCCCTGGCAACCGGTAATCAGCAGGAGGTGCCATCAGATCTGGCTGCTGCCTACACGCGGGCTGGTGTTACCCACATACTATCCGTTTCCGGTTTCCATGTCGGGGTGGTGACTGCGGTCTGGGTCATCGTACTGAGGTGGCTGATGCTGCGGTGGGAATGGTTAGCCCTGCAGCTGGATCTCCGCAGAGCTGTCTTGTTGTCAACGCTGCCGGTTATGCTGCTGTATCTGGTTTTTACCGGTGGGGCACCGGCTACTGCACGGTCGGTGTTTATGGTCACGGTGGTGGTACTGGCAGCCTGGAGTGAGCGAGAAGTGGAACTTCTGGATGCACTTCTCTTGGCCGCCTTTACACTGCTGCTGTACGATCCGGGGGTGCTGTTTGATCTCTCGTTTCAGCTTTCATTCCTGTCTCTGTGGGGATTGCTTGTCCTGACACCAGTCCTGACTGCGCCTGTTGAACATCTGTTAACGCAGGAGTGGCAACGCATGCCGGTACTGTTTTTGGCTGCCTCTCTGGCAGCTGTGCTTGCAACCATGGCACCGGTACTTACCTCATTCCATCAGGTTTCATTTACCGGAATCGCCGCTAATCTGGTGGTGGTGCCAC includes these proteins:
- a CDS encoding GTPase-activating protein — translated: MFLLPKGNPLAENVPISKLQLPEALEKLKNGKLTGCAMFDFPAADCALVYDEGKLVTAIVHRENKEIKEQAALQALVELMLLASSGTFSVYALSKDITLAVMALAGGQATIDSQEIKLIDFKALLDRIKTEQMTATLKIYTPERAGLIFYRSGATVGFFHDASSAIETSAGEVQQIAGLPGARVDLRVLAENDGFVLDLAGLVDIRSLWEASSGNIFATTPVSSTPVSEPAAIASKITAADLETAIIDLANQYIGKLGRTLAEKELMNIGGASTLTDPDKLQELLAAIEKGSKMLASANKIKEMKEAISNQAAQL
- a CDS encoding DNA internalization-related competence protein ComEC/Rec2, producing the protein MIPERPLVIPLVFLAAGSLAEYLLVIPFSKLIPVVLLLLLVFALPRRGQTLFSCLLALFWMSWGMAALAPRLDSRNVRTGIAGYEGKQLMVEGIVVRRPTILPEGERIELQVERVFTDSTETVTSGSLLLTIAKGRGNWLTGDRIRCPVKIRIPRLLGLPGEFDYGRYLALRGIDATAWIADAESVVLMRGAARPSWRRSIDSLALRSQEFIRQSLPDAAQRGVVLALATGNQQEVPSDLAAAYTRAGVTHILSVSGFHVGVVTAVWVIVLRWLMLRWEWLALQLDLRRAVLLSTLPVMLLYLVFTGGAPATARSVFMVTVVVLAAWSEREVELLDALLLAAFTLLLYDPGVLFDLSFQLSFLSLWGLLVLTPVLTAPVEHLLTQEWQRMPVLFLAASLAAVLATMAPVLTSFHQVSFTGIAANLVVVPLLGYGATVLATVAVPLSFFMPSCAALVLMFTGWLVQLSNMFVQWIARVPVFHSFSVGNTDLVITIALLAVLGFVNSRRVRMYLGSLLLVALLLVHLWPAPVPDGKLRMTFLSVGQGDATLIQLADGRTMLVDGGGYLRDTGRDFGERYLVPALHGLKVKQIDILVLSHPHPDHLGGLPAVAEQFRVREYWQTEGSGQGADYQRLLKALAHQKTAARILHQGDRLQVGQGVLVSVLASPQGGTPGKINNDDSLVLQLQQAGFSALLMGDAGFAVEETLLKQGIGPVTVLKVGHHGSKTATGEQFLRRIRPEVAVISAGAGNSFGLPADETLERIRQQGAALYRTDQQGSIQLLYDGQRSTVGPLVAENGLVSAIRRFALTASNQLR